The Candidatus Omnitrophota bacterium genome has a window encoding:
- a CDS encoding P-II family nitrogen regulator produces the protein MKKIECIIRSEKLKELTEALLGAGIGGMTVSEVRGFGIQSIRPESFLFVHKTKIEVYALDSQVNEILAVILKECFSGHAGDGKVAVMPLDNCIRIRTKEKMDKAVV, from the coding sequence ATGAAGAAGATAGAATGCATTATCCGTTCGGAAAAACTAAAAGAGCTGACTGAGGCGCTGCTGGGAGCCGGGATAGGGGGAATGACAGTAAGTGAAGTGCGTGGTTTTGGCATCCAGAGCATAAGGCCGGAAAGTTTCCTTTTTGTGCATAAAACCAAGATCGAGGTTTATGCCCTTGATTCTCAGGTAAATGAAATTCTGGCCGTAATCTTAAAAGAATGTTTTTCCGGCCATGCCGGTGACGGCAAAGTCGCTGTAATGCCATTGGATAACTGCATTCGTATACGTACAAAAGAAAAAATGGATAAGGCAGTTGTTTAA
- a CDS encoding NAD+ synthase, which produces MKDKSLRVAIAQVNSTVGDLQGNAAKIIRYIEKAKDYGTDIICFPELALCGYPPEDLLLKPKFISDNIDALENLAKNINGNVVAIVGFADGRFKETYNAAAIIYNRQIKGVYRKIFLPNYGVFDERRYFDPGNKSLVFGLRDFIFGVNICEDIWYPDGPTKSQAASGAKLILNINASPYYAAKFKERQAIITNQAKTNKVFVVYANLVGGQDELVFDGQSMIVDNKGKMLACAKAFAEDLLIQDLAIPVRRIRFSKKIIRISSTKAPAKKKIAIRQEPKILEPAAEVYQALVLGLKDYVLKNDFGKVIIGLSGGIDSSLVATLAVDALGRENVTGVFMPSRYSSNQSHEDAIALARNLGIKFITISIEQIFRFYLLVLEPHFTGLARDTAEENLQARIRGNILMAFSNKFGWLVLTTGNKSEMSTGYATLYGDMAGGLAVIKDVPKTLVYKLSRYRNSICQVIPERVFTKAPTAELKPNQKDQDTLPPYETLDAILKAYVEEDKDLAKIISLGFDKEIVNKTVGMVDKNEYKRRQSPPGIKITPKAFGRDRRMPITNKYRG; this is translated from the coding sequence ATGAAAGATAAGTCTTTACGCGTAGCAATCGCGCAGGTAAATTCCACTGTCGGCGACCTGCAGGGAAATGCCGCTAAAATCATCCGCTATATCGAAAAAGCAAAAGATTACGGCACAGATATAATCTGTTTTCCGGAATTGGCGCTTTGCGGATACCCTCCCGAAGATCTCCTGTTAAAACCAAAATTTATCAGCGATAATATCGATGCCTTAGAAAATTTGGCAAAAAATATCAATGGTAATGTTGTAGCGATTGTGGGTTTTGCTGATGGCAGGTTTAAAGAAACATACAATGCCGCCGCGATAATTTATAACAGGCAAATTAAAGGGGTGTATCGTAAAATTTTTCTGCCCAATTACGGGGTTTTTGATGAGCGGCGTTATTTTGACCCCGGGAATAAATCTCTGGTTTTTGGACTCCGCGATTTTATCTTTGGGGTAAATATCTGCGAAGATATCTGGTATCCGGACGGGCCGACAAAATCGCAGGCAGCATCGGGAGCAAAATTAATCCTGAATATCAATGCTTCTCCCTATTATGCGGCTAAATTTAAGGAAAGGCAGGCGATCATTACCAATCAAGCCAAGACTAACAAGGTATTTGTTGTTTACGCTAACCTTGTCGGTGGCCAGGACGAGCTGGTATTTGACGGCCAGAGTATGATTGTTGATAATAAGGGTAAGATGCTGGCCTGCGCCAAGGCCTTTGCGGAAGATTTATTAATTCAGGATTTAGCTATTCCCGTAAGGAGAATAAGGTTTTCTAAAAAGATAATTAGAATCTCAAGCACAAAGGCACCGGCAAAGAAAAAAATAGCTATCCGGCAAGAGCCTAAAATTTTAGAACCGGCAGCTGAGGTTTATCAGGCATTAGTTTTAGGATTAAAGGATTACGTGCTTAAAAACGATTTCGGAAAAGTTATAATCGGTTTAAGCGGCGGGATTGACTCTTCTCTTGTGGCAACACTAGCGGTTGATGCTTTGGGCCGAGAAAATGTTACCGGCGTATTTATGCCTTCGCGCTATTCTTCCAACCAGTCACATGAAGACGCTATCGCGCTAGCGAGAAATTTAGGGATTAAATTTATCACTATTTCTATCGAACAAATATTCAGGTTTTACCTGTTGGTGCTTGAGCCGCATTTTACAGGTTTGGCAAGGGATACAGCCGAGGAGAACCTGCAGGCGCGCATAAGAGGCAATATCCTGATGGCTTTTTCCAACAAGTTCGGCTGGCTGGTTTTGACTACCGGAAATAAATCGGAGATGAGCACAGGTTACGCCACTCTTTATGGCGATATGGCCGGCGGCCTTGCCGTGATAAAAGATGTGCCCAAAACATTAGTTTATAAATTATCCCGATACCGGAATTCTATCTGTCAGGTTATCCCTGAGCGCGTATTTACCAAGGCCCCTACTGCCGAACTAAAGCCAAACCAAAAGGATCAGGATACTTTGCCGCCTTATGAAACCCTGGATGCGATCCTCAAAGCCTATGTTGAGGAAGATAAGGATTTAGCGAAAATTATTTCTTTAGGTTTTGATAAAGAAATTGTTAATAAGACCGTAGGTATGGTGGATAAAAATGAATATAAACGCAGGCAGTCTCCTCCGGGTATCAAGATCACGCCTAAAGCCTTTGGCCGGGACAGGCGCATGCCGATTACCAATAAGTATCGCGGTTAA
- a CDS encoding Lrp/AsnC family transcriptional regulator, which produces MDEILEILEKDGRASVEDIAKMTRRKPEEVKKAIKKYEKEGAILKYKAVINKDLIKDNESEVRALIEVNIVPQKDLGFEKIAERIYSFPEVTSCYLISGTYDLLVVVEGKNLHTVSNFVAEKLSCLEHVRGTATHFLLKKYKEDGVILKQKPENKRIAISY; this is translated from the coding sequence ATGGATGAGATTTTAGAAATTTTAGAAAAAGACGGTCGGGCAAGCGTGGAGGATATCGCCAAGATGACCCGCAGGAAACCCGAAGAGGTAAAAAAAGCGATTAAAAAATACGAAAAAGAAGGGGCAATTTTAAAATACAAAGCAGTAATTAATAAGGATTTGATTAAAGACAATGAATCCGAAGTTAGGGCTTTGATTGAAGTAAATATTGTTCCGCAGAAGGATTTGGGTTTTGAGAAAATTGCCGAGCGGATCTATTCGTTTCCCGAGGTAACCAGCTGTTATCTTATCAGCGGAACATATGATTTATTGGTGGTTGTCGAGGGTAAGAATCTGCATACGGTCTCCAATTTTGTGGCGGAGAAGCTTTCCTGTTTAGAGCATGTCCGCGGCACAGCTACGCACTTTTTATTAAAAAAGTATAAGGAAGACGGAGTAATTTTGAAGCAGAAGCCGGAGAACAAAAGGATAGCGATATCCTATTAA
- the phoU gene encoding phosphate signaling complex protein PhoU: protein MLRHLDEELKELHKEILKMAVFAQESIFKSIESLKNRDKYLAQDVIDTDNKIDELELAIDEKCIDLIARYQPMAGDLRYITTGMKINTELERIADIALDISQKSLGLMDKPLLKPLVDIPKLSQVAQNMVKDAIDAFVKKDAQLARQVVLADCEADKLRNLVQDELVNEYLARDPKTADRAVALILIARYLERICDHTTNIAEDVIYMVEAKVVKHHPEELK, encoded by the coding sequence ATGTTAAGACACTTAGATGAAGAATTAAAGGAACTGCACAAGGAAATTTTAAAAATGGCGGTATTTGCCCAGGAGTCGATATTTAAATCTATCGAGTCGCTAAAGAACCGCGACAAATACCTGGCTCAGGATGTAATTGATACCGATAATAAGATCGATGAACTGGAGTTGGCAATCGATGAGAAATGCATCGATCTTATTGCCCGTTACCAGCCGATGGCAGGAGACCTAAGGTATATTACAACCGGGATGAAGATAAATACGGAACTGGAGCGGATTGCCGATATAGCTTTGGATATTTCACAAAAATCCTTAGGATTGATGGACAAGCCTTTACTTAAGCCATTAGTAGATATTCCCAAACTTTCCCAGGTGGCGCAGAATATGGTAAAGGATGCAATTGACGCATTTGTAAAGAAAGATGCCCAGCTGGCCCGGCAGGTAGTTTTAGCGGATTGCGAAGCTGATAAGCTGCGTAATCTGGTGCAGGATGAACTGGTTAATGAATATCTGGCACGTGATCCCAAAACCGCTGATCGTGCCGTGGCATTGATACTTATTGCCAGATACCTAGAGCGTATCTGCGACCATACTACCAATATCGCCGAAGATGTAATTTATATGGTTGAGGCGAAGGTAGTCAAGCACCATCCCGAAGAATTAAAATAG
- a CDS encoding aminotransferase class I/II-fold pyridoxal phosphate-dependent enzyme, producing MQISKTVEKMQSSGIRAFFDLVLGMKEVISLGVGEPDFVTPWQIREAGIYSLEQGFTSYTSNKGLYKLRIGIHRFLKSEYGLDYCPDEEILITVGVSEGLDLLMRAIINPGDKILVPQPSYVSYGPVTELAGGTPVYIDTSKDGFKITPRLLEKHIDQKTKGIVLNYPTNPTGVSYHRKELVNINKVLLKHKILCISDEVYSDLTYDFEHVAFPTLPGAKKNTVYFNGFSKSYAMTGWRVGFACGPKEVIAAMTKIHQYTIMCVSITSQMAAAEALVSGRRSVEQMKREYNRRRELMVSELDSLGLKCFRPQGAFYVFPCIKSTGLSSMEFSRQLLEEEKVAVVPGTAFGPCAEGYIRISYASSMDNLKEALSRIKKFLEKRR from the coding sequence ATGCAAATATCAAAAACTGTAGAAAAAATGCAGTCATCGGGAATCCGGGCATTCTTTGATTTAGTGCTTGGGATGAAGGAGGTTATATCCTTGGGAGTAGGGGAGCCGGATTTTGTCACCCCTTGGCAGATCCGTGAGGCAGGGATCTATTCCCTGGAGCAGGGTTTTACCAGTTATACTTCAAACAAGGGTCTCTATAAACTGCGCATAGGAATCCACCGTTTTTTAAAAAGTGAATATGGCTTAGACTATTGCCCGGATGAAGAAATATTAATTACGGTGGGAGTCAGCGAAGGCCTTGATTTGCTTATGCGGGCGATCATTAACCCTGGGGATAAAATATTGGTTCCCCAGCCCAGTTATGTTTCGTATGGCCCGGTTACCGAGCTTGCCGGCGGCACTCCGGTTTATATCGATACTTCCAAAGATGGATTTAAAATCACTCCCAGGCTTTTAGAAAAACATATTGATCAGAAAACTAAAGGCATCGTTTTAAATTACCCCACTAATCCTACCGGTGTTTCATATCATCGTAAGGAGCTGGTGAATATAAATAAAGTTTTATTAAAACATAAAATACTTTGTATTAGTGATGAAGTTTATAGCGACCTGACTTATGATTTTGAGCATGTTGCTTTTCCAACTTTACCGGGTGCCAAGAAAAACACGGTCTATTTTAACGGATTCTCCAAGTCATACGCGATGACCGGCTGGCGTGTGGGATTTGCTTGTGGGCCAAAAGAGGTTATCGCGGCGATGACCAAAATTCATCAATATACGATTATGTGCGTGTCGATTACCAGCCAGATGGCTGCGGCAGAGGCTTTGGTTAGCGGCAGAAGATCAGTAGAGCAGATGAAACGCGAGTATAACCGCAGGCGGGAGCTTATGGTGTCTGAGTTAGATTCTTTAGGATTAAAATGCTTTCGGCCGCAGGGGGCTTTCTATGTTTTTCCTTGCATTAAAAGCACAGGTTTATCTTCTATGGAATTTTCGCGCCAATTATTGGAAGAGGAGAAGGTAGCGGTAGTCCCGGGAACTGCTTTTGGTCCCTGCGCAGAAGGCTATATCCGGATTTCTTACGCTTCTAGTATGGATAATTTAAAGGAAGCTTTAAGTAGGATTAAAAAGTTTTTAGAAAAGAGGAGATAA
- a CDS encoding phosphate ABC transporter ATP-binding protein, whose product MVKFSAKNLNIWFSHIHALKSVNIEVEANEILSVIGPSNSGKTSFLRMLNRLNDLHPGFKMSGWLELDQEDVRKIDIEVLRKKVGMVFALPLPLPLSIFENVAYGVRMHGENNRGRISGVVERALKQAYLWDEVKDRLDVSAFKLSGGQQQRLCIARTLAVEPEVILFDEPCSGLDPISTAKVEEAMLKLKKDYTIVLVTNNVKQAARVGDRTAFFLSGELIELDRTEKIFTAPGDQRTDGYIRGKFG is encoded by the coding sequence ATGGTAAAGTTTAGCGCTAAAAATCTGAACATCTGGTTTAGCCATATTCACGCTTTAAAAAGTGTGAACATCGAGGTAGAGGCCAATGAGATTTTAAGCGTAATCGGCCCGTCCAACAGCGGAAAGACAAGTTTCCTGCGTATGCTCAACCGTTTAAATGATCTGCATCCGGGTTTTAAAATGAGCGGATGGCTGGAGCTTGATCAAGAAGATGTAAGAAAAATAGATATTGAGGTCTTGCGTAAAAAAGTAGGCATGGTTTTTGCTTTACCCCTGCCCCTGCCTCTATCAATTTTTGAAAACGTGGCTTATGGCGTCAGGATGCACGGAGAAAATAACCGCGGCAGGATTTCAGGGGTTGTTGAGCGTGCATTAAAACAAGCCTATCTCTGGGATGAGGTTAAGGATAGGCTGGATGTCTCGGCTTTTAAATTATCCGGCGGACAGCAGCAGCGTCTCTGTATTGCCCGGACCCTGGCAGTTGAGCCGGAGGTTATTTTATTTGATGAGCCTTGTTCCGGGCTTGACCCGATTTCAACCGCCAAAGTTGAAGAGGCAATGCTTAAATTAAAAAAAGACTACACGATAGTTTTAGTAACCAATAATGTAAAGCAGGCAGCCAGAGTGGGGGATCGTACAGCATTCTTTCTGTCAGGGGAGTTGATAGAATTGGACCGGACCGAAAAGATATTTACGGCACCAGGCGACCAGCGTACCGATGGCTATATTAGAGGAAAATTCGGATAA
- the pstB gene encoding phosphate ABC transporter ATP-binding protein PstB, which translates to MMAEIKVNNLNLWYADFQALIKVNAHFTQNQITAMIGPSGCGKSTLLRVFNRMNDLIEGVRVEGEVIIDAQNIISDKTDLVGLRKKVGMVFQRPNPFPLSIYENIVFGQKVHAEGLTKLKLDGVVEDSLKSVLLWDELKDRLNKSALSLSLEQKQRLCIARLIAVKPEILLMDEPCSTLDPQATSRIEELMRELKNNYTIIIVTHNMQQAARVSDQTGFMLLGELVEFGKTEDIFTRPKDKRTEDYITGRYG; encoded by the coding sequence ATAATGGCGGAGATTAAGGTAAATAATTTAAATTTATGGTACGCGGATTTTCAGGCGCTGATCAAGGTGAACGCGCATTTTACCCAAAACCAAATTACCGCCATGATCGGGCCATCGGGATGCGGTAAGTCGACTTTACTGCGGGTATTTAACCGGATGAACGACCTTATTGAGGGGGTGCGCGTTGAAGGAGAAGTAATTATCGACGCACAGAATATAATTTCCGATAAAACGGATTTAGTGGGCTTGCGTAAAAAAGTAGGTATGGTTTTTCAGCGTCCCAATCCTTTTCCGTTATCTATTTATGAGAATATTGTTTTTGGCCAGAAGGTGCATGCCGAAGGCCTAACCAAGCTTAAACTTGATGGGGTGGTTGAGGATAGTTTAAAATCCGTTCTTTTATGGGATGAACTTAAAGATAGGCTGAATAAATCCGCGCTGAGCTTATCGCTCGAACAAAAGCAGCGGCTTTGTATTGCCCGGCTGATCGCGGTTAAGCCCGAGATTTTACTGATGGATGAACCCTGTTCGACCCTTGACCCGCAGGCAACCAGCCGTATTGAGGAATTAATGCGTGAACTCAAGAATAACTATACGATAATAATTGTTACGCATAATATGCAGCAGGCAGCGCGCGTTTCGGACCAAACGGGTTTTATGCTTTTAGGCGAGTTGGTTGAGTTTGGTAAAACAGAGGATATTTTTACCAGGCCGAAAGATAAGCGGACAGAAGACTATATTACCGGCCGATACGGTTAA
- a CDS encoding GAF domain-containing protein gives MAAKKKDNFQVYVKQIEAISKVANLITSGMYLEELLRLVVQVTAEIMSSKISSLMLLDPDKKELVVKATQSISEAYNKKPNIRLGEGIAGVVARDNKPVCILDVKTDGRYLNQDLAKKEGLCSLACVPLAVKGRVIGALNCYTSKKHKFSKHELDLLTALANQAAIAIENAELDLRVRSAEEALNIRKLVERAKDILSQEANILPSEAYRLIQKQSMDMRKSMRQVAEAIILAKDIRAKKNER, from the coding sequence ATGGCTGCCAAAAAGAAAGATAATTTTCAGGTTTACGTAAAACAGATCGAGGCAATTTCTAAAGTAGCCAACCTGATTACTTCAGGTATGTACCTTGAAGAACTGTTGCGCCTGGTTGTGCAGGTTACCGCTGAAATTATGAGCTCTAAGATTTCTTCTTTGATGTTGCTTGATCCGGATAAGAAGGAGCTGGTAGTTAAAGCTACGCAGTCAATATCTGAGGCCTACAATAAAAAGCCCAATATCCGTTTAGGCGAGGGCATAGCCGGCGTGGTTGCCAGAGACAACAAGCCGGTGTGTATTTTGGATGTTAAAACCGACGGCCGCTATCTAAACCAGGATCTGGCTAAAAAAGAGGGCCTTTGTTCTTTGGCCTGTGTGCCGTTGGCAGTGAAGGGAAGAGTTATCGGAGCGCTTAACTGCTATACTTCTAAAAAGCACAAATTTTCTAAACACGAATTGGATCTTTTGACGGCTTTGGCAAACCAGGCAGCGATTGCCATTGAAAACGCGGAGCTGGATTTACGCGTTCGCTCGGCAGAAGAGGCTTTGAATATTCGTAAATTAGTCGAGCGGGCAAAGGATATCCTTTCTCAAGAAGCTAATATTCTACCTTCAGAGGCATATCGCTTGATCCAGAAGCAAAGTATGGATATGCGAAAATCCATGCGCCAGGTGGCCGAAGCGATTATTTTGGCAAAAGACATAAGAGCCAAGAAAAATGAAAGATAA
- a CDS encoding P-II family nitrogen regulator, producing MAQNQNDLSLVKPKLGLLGAAMNAMALIAPGAFLWITYQLQAAASAPSGASVASDIWAGIALALTVCFLTALSYSELAKIYPEAGFASCTYFAEKAFLDARKEKVSGPTSMARIAKLVTGWAAHLFYWVYPGVMVAMMATLIGYIYTQFTGHTLSIMNMTVIGIAFTVVTGYIAYRGVTGSTVVAIWINVIQWITLIIFTALAIWYRIANPQHAAQWVFSGGVDIIRIHSLQGILVQSTIAILILVGFESCTALAAETKNPQSTIPKAIIISLIVQGLFAYLFEYFGASFMISEKLVNTTGTTTVTGMAAAAASGAPIGDLAKLIGDSLFHGLGFGLMITMAITVAIAVIGTTLSCMNTAMRVSAGMAEDRELPSSLGFIHTKYITPHVSLATLILITSVVGAIGVRSVVGLTGITLASNLGTFILYGLTCVWTIVAFKGREDFNLLKHGIIPVAGVIANVVMTIGILYLYIIGNADAKSEAKICFMFAGGWALISIIYVAVTTVRKTYRLKMVSGMIRPEQLNIVVQALKEDDCILGMTVTKVKGFGRQKGHLDGEPESDKISFIPKIRIDVVVKEWDVPQIMDIIKEAACTGNVGDGKIFVTDASEAMRIRTGEQGVWAI from the coding sequence ATGGCACAAAATCAAAATGACTTATCTCTAGTAAAACCTAAGCTGGGGTTATTAGGTGCGGCGATGAACGCGATGGCCTTGATTGCCCCAGGGGCATTTTTGTGGATTACCTATCAGCTGCAAGCCGCTGCTAGTGCGCCAAGCGGGGCATCTGTTGCAAGCGATATCTGGGCAGGTATTGCGCTTGCTCTGACCGTATGTTTTTTGACAGCCCTATCCTATTCGGAACTTGCAAAAATTTATCCTGAGGCGGGTTTTGCCAGCTGCACCTACTTTGCGGAAAAGGCTTTCTTGGACGCTCGCAAGGAGAAAGTCAGCGGCCCCACTTCAATGGCCCGCATAGCTAAGCTTGTTACTGGTTGGGCAGCGCATCTTTTCTATTGGGTTTATCCGGGAGTTATGGTCGCGATGATGGCGACTCTTATCGGTTATATTTATACACAGTTTACCGGGCATACTTTATCGATAATGAATATGACTGTTATCGGTATTGCATTTACAGTTGTTACCGGCTATATAGCCTACCGGGGAGTGACAGGCTCAACGGTGGTAGCAATCTGGATCAATGTTATCCAATGGATTACCTTAATTATCTTTACCGCCTTAGCCATCTGGTACCGTATTGCTAATCCCCAACACGCAGCGCAATGGGTTTTTAGCGGAGGTGTGGATATTATTAGGATACATTCCTTGCAGGGTATTTTGGTTCAGTCGACCATAGCTATTTTAATCCTGGTTGGTTTTGAAAGCTGCACAGCTTTAGCAGCTGAAACAAAAAACCCTCAATCAACAATTCCTAAGGCGATTATCATTTCTCTTATTGTCCAGGGGTTGTTTGCTTATCTGTTTGAGTATTTCGGCGCAAGCTTTATGATTAGTGAGAAGTTAGTCAATACTACTGGTACCACCACGGTAACCGGTATGGCTGCTGCCGCGGCATCAGGCGCTCCAATCGGAGACCTAGCCAAGTTGATCGGAGATTCTCTGTTCCATGGCTTGGGATTTGGTTTAATGATTACTATGGCAATTACTGTAGCCATTGCGGTAATCGGAACAACCTTAAGCTGTATGAATACGGCAATGCGTGTGAGTGCTGGTATGGCAGAGGACAGAGAGCTGCCTTCCTCGCTAGGTTTTATACATACTAAGTATATTACCCCACATGTTTCCCTTGCAACCTTGATCCTGATTACTTCAGTAGTCGGGGCTATTGGCGTTCGGTCAGTAGTCGGGCTAACGGGTATTACTCTTGCTTCAAACCTAGGAACATTCATACTTTATGGCCTGACCTGTGTATGGACTATTGTGGCATTCAAGGGCAGGGAAGATTTTAATCTTTTAAAGCATGGTATTATTCCTGTGGCAGGCGTCATTGCCAATGTTGTTATGACCATAGGTATCCTTTACCTATATATTATTGGTAATGCCGATGCCAAGTCAGAAGCAAAGATTTGCTTTATGTTCGCCGGAGGATGGGCTCTGATAAGTATTATCTATGTTGCAGTAACTACCGTGCGAAAAACATACCGCTTAAAAATGGTATCTGGCATGATCCGTCCGGAACAGTTGAATATTGTGGTGCAGGCCCTTAAAGAGGACGACTGTATTCTAGGCATGACTGTTACAAAAGTAAAGGGGTTCGGCAGGCAAAAAGGACACCTTGATGGAGAGCCGGAAAGTGATAAAATTAGTTTTATCCCCAAGATTAGGATTGATGTCGTAGTTAAAGAATGGGATGTTCCTCAAATAATGGATATTATAAAGGAGGCCGCCTGTACCGGTAATGTCGGTGACGGTAAGATCTTCGTGACCGATGCATCGGAAGCTATGCGTATCCGAACAGGAGAACAAGGGGTTTGGGCAATATAG
- a CDS encoding DedA family protein, producing MIHSANHVVNLINGLGDIGVFIGMFLESSVVPIPSEVVIIGASSVGIPVVSIAIFGSLGATLGAMVGYLLGRCAAMPVILKYGKFVLIKPHHIEKAEKFAKKYGVYSVLIGRVLPVVPFKVFSIAAGITKIPFVPFVVCTLIGVVPRIFLLAMFGLSLAKFTKPTLMVAGGIVLIFLAYKASHAFYKSASRKRIK from the coding sequence ATGATTCATAGCGCAAATCATGTGGTAAACTTGATCAATGGATTAGGGGATATCGGTGTCTTTATCGGGATGTTCCTGGAATCCAGCGTTGTGCCCATACCCTCGGAAGTCGTTATTATCGGCGCTAGTTCAGTCGGCATACCGGTAGTTTCTATAGCAATTTTTGGATCTTTAGGGGCTACCTTAGGGGCAATGGTGGGCTATCTTTTGGGTAGATGCGCGGCTATGCCGGTAATCTTAAAATACGGAAAGTTTGTTTTGATTAAGCCTCACCATATCGAGAAAGCGGAAAAATTTGCCAAAAAATATGGTGTTTACAGCGTTCTCATCGGCAGGGTTTTACCCGTGGTGCCTTTTAAGGTATTTTCCATTGCCGCGGGAATTACAAAAATACCTTTTGTGCCTTTTGTGGTCTGTACGTTAATCGGTGTGGTTCCGCGTATATTCCTTTTAGCGATGTTTGGCCTTAGCCTGGCTAAATTTACCAAGCCTACGCTTATGGTTGCCGGCGGTATTGTTTTGATATTTTTAGCTTATAAGGCAAGCCACGCGTTTTATAAAAGTGCTTCAAGAAAAAGAATCAAGTAG
- the pstA gene encoding phosphate ABC transporter permease PstA, producing the protein MRNTQRSQKIAFLFLLLATLLIVVPVGLIVVIIIQKGLPAINWQFLSDIPRQGMRTGGIFPAIIGTFYLVLGAIIFALPIGLLAAIYLSEYAKENILNRIIKLAIVNLSGVPSVVYGLFGLALFVVFLKFGASILSGSLTLGIMILPIIITTSREALESVPQSFREVSLSLGASKWQTIRHIVLPNAIPGILTGTILGLGRAAGETAPILFTVAAFYLPQLPKSIFDQAMALPYHLYVISTQVPNVDEKIRYGTALVLLSLVLFMNLIAIIIRYNFRKKKKW; encoded by the coding sequence ATGCGTAATACACAAAGGTCGCAAAAGATCGCCTTCCTTTTTCTTCTCCTGGCCACACTTTTAATTGTTGTGCCGGTTGGTTTGATCGTTGTAATTATCATTCAGAAAGGCCTGCCGGCGATTAACTGGCAGTTTTTATCGGATATTCCGCGACAGGGGATGCGTACAGGAGGGATCTTCCCGGCAATTATCGGGACATTTTACCTTGTCCTGGGCGCGATAATCTTTGCCCTGCCTATCGGGCTGCTGGCGGCAATTTATTTAAGTGAATACGCCAAAGAGAATATACTTAACCGCATAATCAAGCTGGCAATCGTAAATCTTTCCGGAGTGCCTTCGGTTGTCTATGGCTTGTTTGGTTTGGCGCTTTTTGTGGTTTTCTTAAAATTCGGGGCATCGATTTTATCCGGTTCACTCACTTTAGGGATAATGATCCTGCCGATAATCATTACTACGTCTCGGGAAGCTTTGGAAAGCGTGCCGCAGTCATTTCGCGAGGTAAGCTTATCTTTGGGCGCAAGTAAATGGCAAACCATAAGGCATATAGTTTTACCCAATGCTATTCCGGGTATTTTAACCGGTACCATCCTTGGGTTAGGCAGGGCAGCGGGTGAAACCGCTCCAATTCTTTTTACCGTCGCCGCTTTCTATCTGCCGCAGCTGCCCAAATCTATTTTTGACCAGGCGATGGCATTGCCGTATCACTTGTATGTAATTTCAACCCAAGTGCCTAATGTGGATGAAAAAATACGTTATGGCACGGCTTTGGTTTTGTTATCTTTAGTTTTGTTTATGAATTTAATTGCCATAATTATCCGTTATAACTTCAGGAAAAAGAAAAAATGGTAA